Within Armatimonadota bacterium, the genomic segment CGACCAGCCCAATGTCATCTTCGCCGCCTACCGGCCGTTTGAGGTCTACTTCCCCACCGGGCTGGTGGCCGTGGACCGCTACGCCGGACTGCGCAGCCCGATTACCCTGGAGCCGGGGATGGTCTACAGCGTGATCAGCCGGGTCCCGTCGCCCACCCCGGCGCTGCTGGCCCGCGAGCACGGCGAGATTCCGCCCTCGGTGCGGGAGCGGTACCTGCAGTTGCCCCGCCTGCCCGACCGCGTGCGGCGGTTGGCCGCCGACCTCACGGCGGGAGGCGGCAGCCCCTACGGCAAGGCCGTAGCCGTCGCCGACTACCTGCGCCGGTGCTGCACGTACACGCTGCAGGCGCCTCCGTTACCTCCGGGTGCGGATGCCGTCGACCACTTCCTGTTCGTGACGCGCCAGGGATCCTGTGAAGCGTTCAGCAGCGCCCTGGCCGTCCTGCTGCGCGCCGCCGGGGTACCGGCCCGGCTGGTGACCGGCTACACGACCGGGACGTATAATCGGCTCACCGGCTACTACGAGGTCCGTAATTCCGACGCCCACGCCTGGGTGGAGGTGTTCCAGCCCGGCGTGGGGTGGGTGGCGGTGGACCCGACGCCGGGGTTTGCGGTGCCGTCCGCGCTGGATGACCCACCCGGCCAGTGGCTGCTGGCGGACGGGATCCGATGGGCGTGGAGGGAGATGGCCGGGATCGGCGCTGCCGTCCCGCGAGACATTCCCCCGCAGGCCGGCGTCCTCGCTGTCCTGGGGGCGGGGGCCGCTGCGGCCGTGGCCGCGGCCCGGACACGGCGCGGGCCCGGCCGACCCGCAGACCCGGTGGAGACCGTCTACGTTCGCATGGAGCACCTGCTGAGCCGCCGGGGATACCGCCGACTGGGACATCTGACTCCCCGGGAGTTTGTGGCGGCGCTGCCTGAGTCCGTCCGGCCTCCCACGGATCTGGTCACGCGGGTGTTTGAGGCATCCCGATACGGAGGTCGGCAGGCCACTTCCGG encodes:
- a CDS encoding transglutaminase domain-containing protein encodes the protein DQPNVIFAAYRPFEVYFPTGLVAVDRYAGLRSPITLEPGMVYSVISRVPSPTPALLAREHGEIPPSVRERYLQLPRLPDRVRRLAADLTAGGGSPYGKAVAVADYLRRCCTYTLQAPPLPPGADAVDHFLFVTRQGSCEAFSSALAVLLRAAGVPARLVTGYTTGTYNRLTGYYEVRNSDAHAWVEVFQPGVGWVAVDPTPGFAVPSALDDPPGQWLLADGIRWAWREMAGIGAAVPRDIPPQAGVLAVLGAGAAAAVAAARTRRGPGRPADPVETVYVRMEHLLSRRGYRRLGHLTPREFVAALPESVRPPTDLVTRVFEASRYGGRQATSGDVDACRRALATLRRAVRRLPRPMEPPGRAATVPRSRLSAIPRSRGDTRPGGVRP